The following coding sequences are from one Gemmatimonadaceae bacterium window:
- a CDS encoding menaquinone biosynthesis protein — protein MRVGRIPYINCYPVYGAIDRGVVSLQGELVDGVPTELNRQMAAGTLDVSVISAVEYARDAKRYLLLPDLSICSDGPVRSVVLFSKRPASELHGRRVLVSRSSMTSVALLELLFTNVWDAKPAFVPSDAELADVARFGDEEHDARLVIGDAALHLGSRLRSPESVSGDSPLNQYRFAYDLGSEWKSWTGLPFVFAVWVAQRTAPVDRALAIHAGLIASRDWGLQHLDTLAAQAALATGVLKPVCVEYLSGLDYGLSYQHLAGLTEFFRRLVAAGKVPDGSLAFLPAA, from the coding sequence ATGCGAGTGGGCCGGATCCCGTACATCAACTGCTATCCGGTCTACGGCGCCATTGATCGGGGCGTGGTGTCCCTGCAAGGCGAGCTGGTCGACGGCGTGCCCACCGAGCTCAATCGCCAGATGGCCGCCGGCACGCTCGACGTGAGCGTGATCTCGGCCGTCGAGTACGCGCGCGACGCCAAGCGCTATCTGCTGCTGCCGGATCTTTCGATCTGCAGCGACGGGCCGGTGCGGAGCGTCGTGTTGTTCTCCAAGCGGCCCGCTTCTGAGCTCCACGGCCGCCGAGTTCTGGTGAGCCGAAGCTCGATGACGAGCGTCGCGCTGCTCGAGCTCCTCTTCACCAACGTCTGGGACGCGAAACCGGCGTTCGTCCCCAGCGACGCCGAGCTGGCCGATGTTGCCCGGTTCGGCGACGAAGAGCACGACGCCCGTCTGGTCATCGGCGACGCCGCGCTCCACCTCGGGTCGCGTCTGCGGTCGCCCGAGTCGGTCTCCGGCGACAGCCCGCTCAATCAGTACCGCTTCGCCTACGACCTGGGCAGCGAATGGAAGTCGTGGACCGGGCTGCCGTTCGTGTTCGCCGTGTGGGTCGCGCAGCGGACCGCTCCCGTCGACCGCGCGCTGGCGATTCACGCGGGACTGATCGCGTCGCGCGATTGGGGATTGCAGCACCTCGATACGCTCGCCGCGCAGGCCGCGCTCGCCACAGGCGTTCTCAAGCCGGTGTGCGTCGAGTATCTGTCGGGCCTCGATTATGGGCTCTCGTATCAGCACCTGGCTGGACTCACCGAGTTTTTCCGGCGGCTCGTCGCGGCGGGGAAAGTGCCCGACGGCTCGCTCGCGTTTCTTCCGGCGGCCTGA
- the mqnC gene encoding cyclic dehypoxanthinyl futalosine synthase: protein MRDMKDVLDFYSNASLIELGAEADRVRREKHPHNTVTYIVDRNINYTNVCVADCGFCAFYRRPKHGEGWTLSYEQIGAKIDEAKQMGAIQILMQGGHNPYIPFEWYLDLLRYIKRNHPIHIHGFSPSEVDFFAKTFRIEARDVIRELMKAGLDSIPGGGGEILVQRVRDLVAKKKAGADRWLEIMELAHNEGMKTSVTMMYGIGETLAERIEHLERVREVQSRTHGFTAFICWPLQPENTPTMSHMPKTDAIEYLRTVAIARIVLDNVPNLQASWVTMGMKIGQTALRFGCNDFGSLMIEENVVSAANTTHRTTTEEIERLIRDAGFNVARRRQDYTILPIEATGAAA from the coding sequence ATGCGCGACATGAAGGACGTTCTCGACTTCTACTCGAACGCGTCGCTCATCGAGCTGGGCGCCGAGGCGGACCGCGTGCGGCGCGAGAAGCATCCGCACAACACGGTCACGTACATCGTCGACCGGAACATCAACTACACGAACGTCTGCGTCGCCGACTGCGGCTTCTGCGCATTCTACCGGCGGCCCAAGCACGGGGAAGGGTGGACGCTGTCGTACGAGCAGATCGGCGCCAAGATCGACGAAGCGAAGCAGATGGGTGCGATCCAGATTCTCATGCAGGGCGGGCACAACCCATACATACCATTTGAGTGGTATCTGGACCTGCTCAGGTATATCAAGCGCAATCATCCAATTCACATTCATGGTTTCTCGCCGAGCGAAGTGGACTTCTTCGCCAAGACGTTCCGCATCGAAGCACGAGACGTCATCCGCGAGCTGATGAAGGCGGGGCTCGATTCGATCCCGGGCGGCGGCGGTGAGATTCTCGTGCAGCGCGTGCGCGACCTCGTGGCCAAGAAAAAGGCCGGCGCGGACCGGTGGCTCGAGATCATGGAGCTCGCCCACAACGAAGGCATGAAGACGTCGGTCACCATGATGTACGGTATCGGCGAGACGCTCGCCGAGCGCATCGAGCACCTCGAGCGCGTGCGCGAGGTGCAGTCGCGCACGCACGGCTTCACGGCGTTCATCTGCTGGCCGCTTCAGCCGGAAAACACGCCGACGATGTCGCACATGCCGAAGACCGACGCGATCGAGTATCTCCGCACGGTCGCCATCGCGCGCATCGTGCTCGACAACGTCCCCAATCTCCAGGCCAGCTGGGTCACGATGGGCATGAAGATCGGTCAGACCGCGCTCCGGTTCGGCTGCAACGACTTCGGTTCGCTCATGATCGAGGAAAACGTGGTTTCGGCGGCGAACACCACGCATCGTACAACAACAGAAGAGATCGAGCGCCTCATTCGCGACGCGGGCTTCAACGTCGCGCGCCGCCGTCAGGACTACACGATCCTGCCGATCGAGGCGACGGGCGCGGCGGCGTGA
- the ispF gene encoding 2-C-methyl-D-erythritol 2,4-cyclodiphosphate synthase encodes MSVDPRPSAPRVGVGYDSHKFAPPGPLILGGVPIPSDVHLEGHSDGDAAAHAITDAILGAAAAGDIGEMFSDRDPANTGRDSIEMLRAAVERVRALGWVVHQIDVAIVAERPKIVSHREMMRDRLAAALGVGASQVSVKGKTNEGMGWIGRGEGIACIAVATLVPVAS; translated from the coding sequence GTGAGCGTCGACCCCCGACCGTCGGCTCCGCGCGTCGGAGTCGGCTACGATTCCCACAAGTTCGCGCCGCCAGGACCTCTCATCCTCGGCGGCGTTCCCATTCCCAGCGACGTGCACCTCGAGGGTCATTCCGATGGTGACGCCGCGGCGCACGCGATCACCGATGCGATTCTGGGCGCGGCCGCGGCGGGCGACATCGGCGAGATGTTCTCGGATCGCGACCCGGCGAATACGGGGCGCGATTCGATCGAGATGCTCCGCGCCGCGGTCGAGCGCGTTCGCGCGCTCGGGTGGGTCGTGCATCAAATCGACGTCGCGATCGTCGCGGAAAGGCCGAAGATCGTCTCCCACCGCGAGATGATGCGCGACCGTCTTGCCGCGGCGCTTGGCGTCGGCGCGTCGCAGGTGAGCGTCAAGGGAAAGACCAACGAAGGCATGGGATGGATCGGCCGCGGCGAAGGCATCGCCTGCATAGCGGTTGCGACACTCGTGCCTGTGGCGTCGTGA
- the xerD gene encoding site-specific tyrosine recombinase XerD, which produces MLRFQLDRFGDYLTLEQGTSPRTLEAYRRDTERLVAYVHTKGGSSPMDVTSRILREFVYHLKDVGLSPSSIRRNISAIRTYFRFLLADGAVARDPSERLETPKRWRTLPEVLTVAEIEKLLASPTLDDPLVFRDRAMLELAYGAGLRVSEWITLGTKDVMLEDKLVRVFGKGSKERLVPIGRSAIAAVATYIRELRPRLEANGKGGKGILFLNARGEPLTRMGAWKILRRYVDRSGIEKTVSPHTLRHSFATHLLEGGADLRAVQEMLGHADISTTQIYTHVDREYLRQVHRQYHPRA; this is translated from the coding sequence GTGCTCCGTTTTCAGCTCGACCGCTTCGGCGACTACCTGACGCTCGAGCAGGGAACGTCGCCGCGCACGCTCGAGGCGTATCGGCGCGACACCGAGCGCCTGGTCGCTTACGTGCATACGAAAGGCGGTTCGTCGCCGATGGACGTCACGAGCCGCATCCTCCGCGAGTTCGTGTATCACTTGAAGGACGTCGGCCTTTCGCCGTCGTCGATCCGCCGAAACATCTCGGCGATTCGAACCTACTTTCGTTTTCTGTTGGCCGACGGCGCGGTGGCGCGCGACCCGAGCGAGCGCCTGGAGACGCCAAAGCGGTGGCGCACGCTGCCCGAGGTGCTCACCGTCGCCGAGATCGAGAAGCTGCTCGCGTCGCCGACGCTCGATGATCCGCTGGTGTTTCGCGACCGCGCCATGCTCGAGCTGGCGTACGGCGCGGGGCTGCGGGTATCCGAGTGGATCACGCTCGGCACGAAAGACGTGATGCTCGAGGACAAGCTCGTGCGCGTGTTCGGCAAGGGAAGCAAGGAGCGCCTCGTTCCGATAGGACGCTCGGCCATCGCGGCGGTCGCGACCTACATCCGCGAGCTGCGCCCTCGGCTCGAGGCCAACGGCAAGGGCGGGAAGGGGATCCTCTTTCTCAACGCGCGCGGCGAGCCGCTGACCCGCATGGGCGCGTGGAAGATTCTCCGGCGCTATGTCGACCGGTCCGGAATCGAAAAGACCGTGTCGCCGCACACGCTGCGTCACTCGTTCGCGACGCACCTGCTGGAGGGCGGAGCCGACCTCCGCGCCGTCCAGGAAATGCTCGGCCACGCCGACATCTCGACCACGCAGATCTACACCCACGTGGACCGGGAGTATCTAAGACAGGTCCACCGGCAGTATCATCCACGAGCCTGA
- a CDS encoding aminodeoxychorismate/anthranilate synthase component II, with protein MILVIDNYDSFTYNLVQYLGELGADVVVRRNDAVSVDEIGTLAPSAIVLSPGPCTPKEAGVSVEAIRRWGSSIPILGVCLGHQAIGEAYGGEVVLADRVMHGKTSQICHDGTGVFAGLPSPMEVMRYHSLIVERTTMPESLEIVAVAQDDSSEVHAVKHREHPVYGVQFHPESVMTPHGKALLRNFLELAR; from the coding sequence ATGATTCTCGTCATCGACAACTACGACTCCTTCACGTACAACCTCGTCCAGTATCTGGGCGAGCTGGGGGCCGACGTCGTCGTGCGCCGCAACGACGCGGTGAGCGTCGACGAGATCGGCACGCTCGCGCCGTCGGCGATCGTGTTGTCGCCGGGGCCGTGCACGCCGAAAGAGGCCGGCGTGTCCGTCGAGGCGATTCGCCGGTGGGGATCTTCGATTCCGATTCTCGGCGTCTGCTTGGGGCACCAGGCGATCGGCGAGGCGTACGGCGGCGAGGTGGTGCTGGCCGACCGCGTGATGCACGGCAAGACGTCGCAGATCTGCCACGACGGAACGGGCGTCTTCGCGGGGCTGCCGTCACCGATGGAAGTCATGCGCTACCACTCGCTCATCGTCGAGCGCACCACGATGCCGGAATCGCTGGAGATCGTTGCCGTCGCGCAGGACGATTCATCCGAGGTGCACGCGGTGAAGCACCGCGAACATCCGGTCTACGGCGTGCAGTTTCATCCGGAGTCGGTGATGACCCCGCACGGCAAAGCCCTCCTCAGGAATTTCCTGGAGCTCGCGCGGTGA
- the kdsB gene encoding 3-deoxy-manno-octulosonate cytidylyltransferase produces MRALAVIPARLGATRLPRKPLRLLAGLPLVVRVWQRVTEIGVADRVVIATDSDEVAKASREHGAEVVLTRASHPSGTDRVAEVAARPEFRDFSVIINVQGDEPFVSTQAVAGAARLVSGARFALATAAVLAPSDILDNPHVVKVVADDQGRAMYFSRAPIPFLLNDRDAETQRTHVWQHIGVYAYSADALRRWVALPVNPLEQIERLEQLRPLAAGLPMGVALIDEPVRPGIDTEQDLELANEHWSAFTTG; encoded by the coding sequence ATGAGGGCGCTCGCCGTGATCCCAGCCAGACTGGGTGCGACGCGCCTCCCCCGAAAACCGCTGAGACTTCTCGCCGGACTTCCACTGGTCGTCCGCGTTTGGCAGCGCGTGACCGAGATCGGCGTCGCGGATCGCGTCGTCATCGCGACCGACAGCGATGAGGTGGCCAAGGCCTCACGCGAGCACGGCGCCGAGGTGGTCCTGACGCGCGCTTCGCACCCGTCCGGCACCGACCGCGTGGCTGAGGTCGCGGCGCGACCCGAGTTTCGGGATTTCAGCGTGATCATCAACGTGCAGGGCGACGAGCCTTTCGTCTCGACGCAAGCTGTGGCCGGCGCCGCCCGGCTCGTGAGCGGCGCTCGCTTTGCTCTCGCCACGGCAGCCGTCCTCGCGCCGAGCGACATCCTGGACAATCCGCACGTCGTCAAAGTCGTCGCCGACGACCAGGGCCGTGCGATGTATTTTTCGCGGGCGCCGATTCCGTTTCTGCTGAACGATCGTGACGCGGAAACGCAGCGGACCCACGTGTGGCAGCACATCGGTGTGTACGCGTACTCGGCCGACGCACTTCGCCGGTGGGTCGCGTTGCCGGTGAATCCCTTGGAGCAAATCGAGCGGCTCGAGCAGCTTCGGCCGTTGGCCGCCGGACTGCCGATGGGCGTGGCGTTGATCGACGAGCCCGTCCGGCCGGGAATAGATACGGAGCAGGACTTGGAACTCGCGAACGAACACTGGTCGGCCTTCACCACCGGGTGA
- a CDS encoding CTP synthase, with product MQLVPPRAGQGSATTKYIFVTGGVVSSLGKGIAAASLGRLLVERGLRVSMLKFDPYLNVDPGTMSPFQHGEVFVTDDGAETDLDLGHYERFIDRALSQANNITTGRIYLNVITKERRGEFLGATVQVIPHITDEIKAAIRRLAPETDVVIVEVGGTVGDIESLPFLEAIRQFRHDVGRENALFIHLTLVPFIAAAGELKTKPTQHSVRELMQIGIQPDVLIVRTDRPISDDIKRKIALFCNVEFGAVVESPDVRTIYEIPLRFHEQGLDDKVVQKLGLELPEPPLAAWRELVQRVLSPHERVRIAVVGKYTDYADSYKSVQEALIHGGIANDVGVDVQWMSSEAAASPERAAQILKNVDGLLVPGGFGVRGVEGMVEAIRSARETGLPFFGICLGMQTAIIEFARNVCGLDDSHSSEFAPECDNPVISLMESQQHVTDMGGTMRLGAYPCRLARGSHVAEIYGQPEVSERHRHRYEVSNKYRDLFVQHGMKLSGLSPDGQLVEIVELTTHPWYVGCQFHPELQSRPTRPHPLFAGFIAAAVKAKHTRRQGRESSSFVEAAD from the coding sequence ATGCAGCTAGTCCCACCTCGCGCCGGCCAAGGCTCGGCGACCACAAAGTACATCTTTGTCACCGGCGGTGTGGTCTCGTCGCTGGGGAAGGGGATTGCCGCGGCATCGCTCGGCCGGCTGCTCGTCGAACGGGGCCTCCGCGTGTCGATGCTGAAGTTCGATCCGTACCTCAACGTCGATCCGGGCACGATGTCGCCGTTCCAACACGGCGAGGTGTTCGTCACCGACGACGGCGCCGAGACGGACCTCGATCTGGGTCACTATGAACGGTTCATAGATCGCGCGCTCTCACAAGCAAACAACATCACCACGGGGCGCATCTACCTGAACGTCATCACCAAGGAACGCCGCGGCGAATTCCTCGGCGCGACGGTGCAGGTGATTCCACACATCACCGACGAGATCAAAGCGGCCATCCGGCGCCTGGCGCCCGAGACCGACGTCGTGATCGTCGAGGTCGGCGGCACGGTCGGCGACATCGAATCGCTGCCGTTCCTCGAGGCGATTCGTCAGTTCCGCCACGACGTGGGTCGCGAGAACGCGCTCTTCATTCACCTGACGCTGGTGCCGTTCATCGCCGCGGCGGGTGAGCTCAAGACCAAGCCGACGCAACACTCCGTGCGCGAGTTGATGCAGATCGGAATTCAGCCGGACGTGCTCATCGTGCGTACGGACCGGCCCATCTCCGACGACATCAAGCGCAAGATCGCCCTCTTCTGCAACGTGGAATTCGGCGCCGTCGTCGAATCGCCCGACGTCCGCACGATCTACGAGATCCCGCTCCGTTTCCACGAGCAGGGCCTGGACGACAAGGTCGTGCAGAAGCTCGGCCTCGAGCTCCCCGAACCGCCGCTCGCCGCCTGGCGGGAGCTCGTGCAACGCGTGCTCTCGCCGCACGAGCGCGTGCGCATCGCGGTCGTCGGCAAGTACACCGACTACGCCGACAGCTACAAGAGCGTCCAGGAGGCGCTCATCCACGGCGGCATCGCGAACGACGTCGGCGTCGACGTGCAGTGGATGTCGAGCGAGGCGGCCGCATCGCCCGAGCGCGCGGCGCAGATCCTCAAGAACGTGGACGGGCTGCTCGTTCCAGGCGGCTTCGGCGTGCGGGGGGTCGAGGGCATGGTCGAAGCAATTCGGTCTGCACGGGAAACCGGGCTGCCGTTCTTCGGCATCTGCCTCGGAATGCAGACGGCGATCATCGAGTTCGCGCGCAACGTGTGCGGGCTCGACGACAGCCATTCGTCGGAGTTCGCGCCCGAATGCGACAACCCGGTCATTTCGCTCATGGAATCGCAGCAGCACGTGACGGACATGGGCGGCACCATGCGCCTCGGGGCCTACCCTTGCAGGCTGGCGCGCGGCTCACACGTCGCCGAGATCTATGGACAGCCGGAAGTGAGCGAGCGCCATCGCCACCGTTACGAGGTCTCGAACAAATACCGCGATCTATTCGTGCAGCACGGGATGAAGCTCAGCGGGCTTTCGCCCGATGGTCAGCTCGTCGAGATCGTCGAGCTGACGACGCATCCGTGGTACGTCGGGTGCCAGTTCCACCCGGAGCTTCAGTCGCGCCCCACGCGCCCGCATCCGTTGTTCGCCGGCTTCATCGCCGCGGCCGTGAAGGCGAAGCACACGCGCCGGCAGGGACGCGAAAGCTCGTCGTTCGTCGAGGCGGCCGACTGA
- the kdsA gene encoding 3-deoxy-8-phosphooctulonate synthase gives MATHFRRDALFLIAGPCVLESDALNLRVGEHLARLAERVPGGVVYKASFDKANRSNAGAHRGPGLDEGLAALDRVRSATGLPILTDVHLPEQCMPAAEVADVLQIPAFLCRQTDLLVAAGETGRAVNVKKGQWMHPEGMRGAVDKVRGDAGRPRKPEVAVTERGTFFGYGDLVVDMRGFARMRAACDCPVIFDATHSVQQPGRGEGGASGGAREFIPPLALAAAAAGADGLFMETHPDPDNAPSDGPNMIPLSSLDALVDRVVDIWNRARR, from the coding sequence GTGGCGACGCACTTCCGGCGGGATGCGCTCTTTCTCATTGCCGGACCGTGCGTCCTCGAATCCGATGCGCTGAACCTGCGCGTCGGTGAGCACCTCGCGCGTTTGGCCGAGCGCGTGCCGGGCGGCGTCGTCTACAAGGCGAGCTTCGACAAGGCCAATCGATCGAACGCGGGCGCGCATCGTGGGCCGGGGTTGGACGAAGGCCTCGCCGCGCTCGACCGCGTTCGGTCCGCCACCGGCCTGCCGATTCTCACCGACGTGCATTTGCCTGAGCAGTGCATGCCCGCGGCTGAAGTTGCCGATGTCCTCCAGATTCCCGCGTTCCTCTGCCGGCAGACCGACCTCCTGGTCGCCGCCGGTGAAACGGGTCGCGCGGTGAACGTGAAGAAGGGGCAGTGGATGCATCCGGAAGGCATGCGCGGCGCCGTCGACAAAGTACGCGGCGACGCCGGCCGTCCGAGAAAACCCGAAGTCGCGGTCACCGAGCGAGGAACGTTCTTCGGCTACGGTGATCTCGTCGTCGACATGCGCGGATTCGCGCGCATGCGCGCGGCGTGCGACTGCCCAGTGATCTTCGACGCGACCCACAGCGTACAACAGCCGGGCCGCGGCGAGGGCGGTGCCAGCGGAGGCGCTCGCGAATTCATTCCGCCGCTCGCGCTCGCGGCCGCCGCCGCCGGCGCCGACGGATTGTTCATGGAAACTCATCCCGACCCCGACAACGCCCCGAGCGACGGGCCGAACATGATTCCGCTCTCGTCGCTCGATGCGCTGGTCGACCGGGTGGTGGACATCTGGAACCGGGCACGCCGATGA
- a CDS encoding HAD family hydrolase: protein MIDPVFARSIKLVGFDIDGVMTDGGIYLGDVDGRRLEFKRYDIQDGLGVSLLRRAEVRVAIVTGRISESVTLRARELAVDDVVQGPDGHKLGGFLAILERHSIRPEECAFVGDDFPDLPMLRMVGLPVCVGNAVAEVRRESRVHLTSHGGRGAVREFCELLLKARGAWDAAWQGYVAERSSTMSTAAAER from the coding sequence ATGATCGACCCCGTCTTCGCGCGCTCCATCAAGCTCGTCGGCTTCGACATCGACGGCGTGATGACCGACGGCGGCATCTACCTCGGCGACGTGGACGGCCGGCGCCTCGAGTTCAAGCGCTACGACATCCAGGACGGACTTGGCGTCTCGCTGCTGCGCCGCGCCGAGGTGCGCGTCGCGATCGTCACCGGGCGCATCTCGGAGAGCGTTACGCTTCGCGCGCGTGAGCTGGCCGTCGACGACGTGGTGCAGGGGCCCGACGGCCACAAACTGGGCGGCTTTCTCGCGATCCTCGAGCGGCATTCGATACGACCAGAAGAATGCGCGTTCGTCGGCGACGATTTTCCGGATTTGCCGATGCTGCGAATGGTCGGGTTGCCGGTGTGCGTCGGCAACGCCGTCGCCGAAGTGCGTCGCGAAAGCCGCGTCCACCTCACGAGCCACGGCGGACGCGGCGCGGTGCGGGAATTCTGTGAGCTGTTGCTCAAGGCGCGGGGCGCCTGGGATGCGGCGTGGCAGGGCTACGTCGCTGAACGTTCGTCGACCATGTCGACGGCGGCGGCCGAGCGATGA
- a CDS encoding KpsF/GutQ family sugar-phosphate isomerase → MNDGEIVERGKRVVRMERDALSALEGRLGDEFACAVRLIAESPGRVVVAGVGKSGLIGHKIAATLTSTGTPASFLHPVDSVHGDLGIVSRNDVAILISKSGESDELLGLLSHLKAFGVRTIAITGDPASALARNSDVSLDAAVGEEACPHDLAPTTSTTAALALGDALAVALLQEKGFKREDFARLHPGGALGRQLVVRVEEIMLREDLPVVRSSDTVSVAFDVVARQRGIAIACDDNGRVQGLVTAGDMSRFVAARGDLHDTPVDTVMTRAPQVAHLGELASAVAYRMEQFGIMATPVLDDGERLVGVVHLHDLMRARVA, encoded by the coding sequence ATGAACGACGGCGAGATCGTCGAGCGTGGAAAGCGAGTCGTGCGGATGGAGCGCGACGCGCTGTCCGCTCTCGAGGGGCGGCTCGGCGACGAGTTTGCGTGCGCGGTCCGGCTCATCGCGGAGTCCCCCGGGCGGGTCGTCGTGGCGGGCGTCGGCAAGTCGGGGCTGATAGGCCACAAGATTGCCGCCACCCTCACCTCCACGGGCACGCCGGCCAGTTTCCTTCACCCCGTGGACAGCGTCCATGGTGATCTCGGGATCGTCAGCCGAAACGACGTGGCCATCCTGATCTCGAAGAGCGGCGAGTCGGACGAGCTCCTGGGCCTGTTGAGCCATTTGAAGGCCTTCGGGGTACGAACGATCGCCATCACCGGGGACCCGGCATCGGCACTCGCCAGGAACTCGGATGTGTCGCTCGACGCGGCGGTCGGCGAGGAAGCGTGCCCACACGACCTTGCCCCCACGACGAGCACCACGGCGGCGCTTGCCTTGGGCGACGCGCTCGCCGTCGCCTTATTGCAGGAGAAGGGATTCAAGCGCGAGGACTTCGCCCGGCTGCATCCGGGCGGCGCCCTCGGCCGACAGCTCGTGGTTCGAGTCGAGGAAATAATGCTGCGTGAGGATTTGCCGGTCGTGCGCTCTTCAGACACCGTGAGTGTCGCCTTCGACGTGGTGGCACGTCAGCGGGGTATCGCCATCGCGTGCGATGACAATGGTCGCGTCCAGGGGTTGGTCACGGCGGGCGATATGAGTCGCTTCGTCGCCGCTCGCGGCGATCTGCACGATACGCCTGTAGACACCGTCATGACTCGTGCTCCCCAAGTCGCGCACCTCGGTGAATTGGCGAGCGCGGTCGCGTACCGAATGGAGCAGTTCGGAATCATGGCCACACCGGTGCTCGACGACGGCGAGCGGCTCGTCGGCGTCGTCCATCTTCACGACCTCATGCGGGCCAGGGTCGCGTGA
- the lptC gene encoding LPS export ABC transporter periplasmic protein LptC: MRQLAICAAFVLAVLGADACNSAKQPPVTGGPSVADSADQVLFDMNFLLTTNGVQRGDVTADTAFVLEESTRFDLRRAHVKFTSETGAPEGTMEAKRGVYSTRTQILEGWGDVLIKLVDGRTLRSPHVVYNQVSHVISSDTNYTLTRGEDTQSGIGFTSTQAPGAKMTTQSGFTSFRCLRSCTGSSSVLIPER, from the coding sequence GTGAGACAACTCGCGATTTGCGCCGCATTCGTCCTCGCCGTCCTCGGCGCCGACGCTTGCAACAGCGCCAAGCAGCCGCCGGTCACCGGCGGCCCGTCCGTCGCCGATAGCGCCGATCAGGTCCTCTTCGACATGAACTTCCTCCTCACGACGAACGGAGTCCAGCGCGGCGACGTCACCGCCGACACGGCGTTCGTCCTCGAGGAGAGCACGCGGTTCGACTTGCGGCGGGCGCACGTCAAGTTCACGAGCGAGACCGGCGCGCCCGAGGGAACGATGGAGGCGAAGCGCGGAGTCTACAGCACGCGCACGCAGATTCTCGAAGGGTGGGGCGACGTGTTGATCAAACTCGTCGACGGGCGCACGCTGCGTTCGCCGCACGTGGTCTACAACCAGGTCTCGCACGTCATCTCGAGCGATACGAACTACACGCTCACGCGCGGCGAGGACACCCAATCCGGAATCGGCTTCACGTCCACCCAAGCGCCCGGCGCGAAGATGACGACGCAGAGCGGCTTCACATCGTTCCGTTGTTTGCGCAGCTGTACCGGCAGTTCGTCGGTGCTGATCCCAGAGCGATGA
- the lptB gene encoding LPS export ABC transporter ATP-binding protein yields MTVPPAAPPPENPTGTPPSGVRALADQLAKGDRSIALALHALISVADATGLANVDAVIRAYREDHLAALRAAGHDAEREAGRLSLDEVRQHLAKSVFPRLAADGVVAPPLGGFERAPEVWFSERAWRDIVVARDALAVTLRQTGEHAGVTDTRVATPVRAAPAVGGSVLEAHGLVKSYRRRRVVNDVALRLQQGEIVGLLGPNGAGKTTTFYMIVGLIEPLAGRIVLDGADITSMPMYKRARQGIGYLSQEPSIFRKLSVEDNILAILETLGLPANERRSRLETLLDELSIKHLRNNKAFSLSGGERRRLEITRALVTQPKFMMLDEPFAGVDPIAVHDIQQIVGNLRHRGIGVLISDHNVEQTLDIVDRAYIMFDGQVKVSGTVRELVFDDTVADIYLGPTLTARLRARFAAANDSAPAA; encoded by the coding sequence GTGACCGTACCGCCCGCCGCCCCGCCGCCGGAGAATCCGACTGGCACGCCGCCGTCCGGCGTCCGCGCCCTCGCCGACCAACTCGCGAAGGGCGACCGCTCCATCGCGCTCGCGCTCCACGCGCTGATCAGCGTCGCCGACGCGACCGGCCTGGCGAACGTCGACGCGGTGATCAGGGCGTATCGCGAGGATCACCTCGCGGCGCTCCGTGCCGCCGGACACGACGCCGAGCGCGAGGCGGGACGCCTCAGCCTCGACGAAGTGCGGCAGCATCTCGCGAAATCGGTCTTCCCTCGTCTCGCCGCCGACGGTGTCGTGGCCCCGCCGCTCGGCGGGTTCGAGCGCGCGCCCGAGGTCTGGTTCTCCGAGCGCGCGTGGCGCGACATCGTCGTGGCTCGCGACGCGCTGGCCGTCACGCTCCGGCAGACCGGCGAGCACGCCGGCGTAACGGACACTCGGGTGGCCACGCCGGTCCGCGCCGCTCCCGCCGTGGGAGGCAGTGTCCTCGAGGCGCATGGGCTCGTCAAGTCATATAGACGAAGACGCGTGGTCAACGACGTGGCCCTCCGATTGCAACAGGGGGAGATTGTTGGACTGTTGGGGCCGAATGGCGCGGGGAAGACGACGACCTTCTACATGATCGTCGGCCTCATCGAGCCGCTTGCCGGACGAATCGTTTTGGACGGCGCCGACATTACGTCGATGCCGATGTACAAGCGGGCGCGGCAGGGAATCGGCTATCTGTCGCAAGAGCCGTCGATTTTTCGCAAGCTGTCGGTCGAGGACAACATCCTGGCGATTCTCGAGACGCTCGGTCTGCCGGCGAACGAACGACGCAGTCGGCTCGAGACGCTGCTCGACGAGCTCAGTATCAAGCACCTGCGCAACAACAAGGCGTTCTCGCTGTCCGGCGGCGAACGGCGGCGGCTGGAGATCACGCGTGCGCTCGTCACGCAGCCGAAGTTCATGATGCTGGACGAGCCGTTCGCGGGCGTCGATCCAATCGCTGTGCACGACATCCAGCAGATCGTCGGCAACCTGCGGCATCGAGGGATCGGCGTCCTGATCAGCGATCATAATGTCGAACAAACCTTGGACATCGTCGATCGGGCATACATCATGTTTGATGGGCAGGTGAAGGTCTCGGGAACCGTTCGCGAGCTCGTGTTCGACGACACGGTTGCCGACATTTATCTTGGTCCCACGCTCACGGCGCGTCTGCGCGCGCGGTTCGCCGCCGCCAACGACTCGGCGCCCGCGGCATAA